A single genomic interval of Noviherbaspirillum cavernae harbors:
- a CDS encoding autotransporter outer membrane beta-barrel domain-containing protein has protein sequence MSNNKVLKHKAMHLAVAAACLALASSAALATASCGTDISTTTTTSCYISAGNDLTVRNGAGVTMTSTDAITIDSGVTVGNITNSGIIESTYGYGNGIQFYDHGKAGAILNNAGGIIRGNTGLALWTSNEVSSITNHGTISGLFGDGIAVYTGGGAVNGITNTGTISGSDNGIRFASPAWGGEADVITNLTNSSTGTIAGGERGIVVESGYLLGSIVNSGTITGADAGIQVDREGHVTGGITNNAGGVISGGTGNGIDVVRDGSVTRITNSGTITGVTGIHTGQFGDDGYGGYYGGSITDGIVNTASGSIIGTGGTAIDLSGATGAVTITNSGTITGGVNLGETTAHVLNLDGATGSISGAVTGRNATVNVNGSFSTANTFDVGAFNIASGGVLNMGDGAGRGITVPTLRNNGKLSVAAGNTAVISGNYVQGATGVFETGASSASHYGKLTVSGTADLSASNKLAVNVSANDTLANGAVLTDVLHATGTLTAGPLTVADNSALWDFSAAVNASGKGIDITTKRGLSVRDAANPAAQGAAGVLDGMMASGAGGTDMQGVINALGSLGTAAQVGAAVNQLLPMQGTAQAAMNAGYGASHVVQSRLDGGSAGGNPNGGLSSGDETKGDRQAWAKPFGSWARQSDSDGVAGYRADMYGLVLGADSAIGGATRAGAAFAFSHSKVDGNASASSQHAKVDSYQAIVYGSHSLDARTALDFQLDVGNHQNSANRVINFGGLNRAASADYDSWSTHVGVGVRRVMDINASTSFEPTLRADYMRVRDSSYTESGAGDLSLKVNSRTTDELILLAGGKLTHALNRGTRLTANLGVGYDALGGSGTITSSFVGGGAAFATPSIDPSRWLTRGGFGVVVNQTGNVEVTAGYDFEARRGFTNQTASVKLRMPF, from the coding sequence ATGTCGAACAACAAGGTTTTGAAACACAAGGCCATGCATCTTGCGGTGGCCGCCGCCTGTCTGGCGCTCGCGTCGAGTGCCGCGCTGGCGACTGCGTCGTGTGGCACGGACATCAGCACCACGACTACCACGTCTTGCTACATTTCCGCAGGGAACGACCTGACCGTGAGGAACGGCGCGGGCGTGACGATGACTTCCACAGACGCCATCACCATCGACTCCGGCGTTACCGTTGGCAACATCACCAATTCCGGCATCATCGAGTCGACATATGGCTATGGCAACGGCATTCAATTTTATGACCATGGCAAGGCCGGCGCGATTCTCAACAACGCCGGCGGCATCATTCGCGGCAATACCGGACTTGCCTTGTGGACGTCCAACGAAGTCAGCAGCATCACCAACCATGGAACGATTTCCGGTCTTTTCGGAGACGGTATCGCGGTGTACACGGGCGGCGGGGCGGTCAATGGCATCACCAACACGGGAACGATTTCCGGGAGTGACAACGGCATCCGTTTTGCCTCCCCCGCGTGGGGTGGCGAGGCGGACGTCATCACCAACCTCACCAACAGCAGCACCGGCACGATCGCCGGCGGGGAACGCGGCATTGTCGTCGAGAGCGGATATCTCCTCGGCAGCATCGTCAACAGCGGCACGATCACCGGCGCGGATGCCGGCATTCAGGTTGACCGTGAAGGCCACGTCACCGGCGGCATCACCAACAATGCCGGGGGCGTGATTTCCGGGGGCACAGGCAACGGCATTGACGTGGTCAGGGATGGCAGCGTCACCCGCATCACCAATAGCGGCACGATCACCGGCGTGACCGGAATCCATACCGGCCAGTTTGGGGATGACGGATATGGGGGCTACTACGGCGGCAGCATTACCGACGGCATCGTCAACACCGCGAGCGGTTCGATCATCGGTACCGGCGGCACCGCCATCGACCTGTCCGGCGCGACCGGGGCCGTCACGATCACCAACAGCGGCACGATCACCGGCGGCGTGAACCTGGGTGAAACCACGGCCCACGTCCTCAATCTCGACGGTGCCACCGGCAGCATCAGCGGCGCGGTCACCGGCAGGAACGCGACGGTCAACGTCAACGGCAGCTTCAGCACCGCGAACACCTTCGACGTCGGCGCCTTCAACATCGCCAGCGGCGGCGTCCTGAACATGGGTGATGGCGCGGGACGCGGCATCACCGTTCCCACGCTGCGCAACAACGGCAAGCTGTCGGTAGCGGCCGGCAATACCGCCGTCATCAGCGGCAACTACGTGCAGGGCGCGACCGGCGTGTTCGAAACCGGCGCGTCCAGCGCGAGCCATTACGGCAAGCTGACCGTGAGCGGCACGGCCGACCTGTCGGCCAGCAACAAGCTCGCGGTCAATGTCAGCGCCAACGACACCCTGGCCAACGGCGCGGTCCTGACCGACGTGCTGCACGCCACCGGCACGCTGACCGCCGGTCCGTTGACCGTCGCCGACAACAGCGCGCTGTGGGACTTCAGCGCCGCGGTCAATGCCAGCGGCAAAGGCATCGACATCACCACCAAGCGCGGACTGTCCGTGAGGGATGCTGCCAATCCGGCCGCGCAAGGCGCAGCCGGCGTGCTCGACGGCATGATGGCAAGCGGTGCGGGCGGTACCGACATGCAGGGCGTGATCAATGCGCTCGGTTCGCTGGGCACTGCGGCGCAAGTCGGCGCCGCCGTCAATCAATTGCTGCCGATGCAGGGCACCGCCCAGGCCGCGATGAACGCCGGCTACGGCGCCAGCCACGTGGTGCAGTCGCGCCTCGACGGCGGCAGCGCGGGCGGCAACCCGAACGGCGGTCTGTCGTCCGGCGACGAAACCAAAGGCGACCGCCAGGCATGGGCCAAGCCGTTCGGCTCGTGGGCCCGGCAATCCGACAGCGACGGCGTGGCCGGCTACCGTGCCGACATGTACGGGCTGGTGCTGGGCGCGGACAGCGCCATCGGCGGCGCGACCCGCGCCGGTGCCGCGTTCGCCTTTTCGCACAGCAAGGTCGACGGCAATGCCAGCGCCTCATCACAGCACGCCAAGGTCGACAGCTATCAGGCGATCGTCTACGGCAGCCACAGCCTTGACGCGCGCACCGCGCTCGACTTCCAGCTCGATGTCGGCAACCACCAGAACAGCGCCAACCGCGTGATCAACTTCGGCGGCCTGAACCGTGCCGCCTCGGCCGATTACGACAGCTGGAGCACGCACGTCGGCGTCGGCGTGCGCCGCGTGATGGACATCAACGCGAGCACCTCGTTCGAACCGACGCTGCGCGCCGACTACATGCGCGTTCGTGACAGCAGCTATACCGAAAGCGGTGCGGGCGATCTGAGCCTGAAGGTCAACAGCCGCACCACCGACGAGCTGATCCTGCTGGCCGGCGGCAAGCTGACCCATGCGTTGAATCGCGGCACCAGGCTGACCGCCAACCTCGGCGTCGGCTACGATGCGCTGGGCGGGTCGGGAACCATCACGTCGTCCTTCGTCGGCGGCGGCGCGGCATTCGCCACGCCGAGCATCGATCCGTCGCGCTGGCTGACACGCGGCGGCTTTGGCGTGGTGGTCAACCAGACCGGCAACGTCGAAGTCACCGCCGGCTACGACTTCGAGGCGCGTCGCGGTTTCACCAACCAGACCGCGTCGGTCAAGCTGCGCATGCCGTTCTGA